DNA sequence from the Candidatus Acidulodesulfobacterium ferriphilum genome:
AAAAAAGAACGCGCCCGCTTCCGCCAAAAAGAAAAAAAACATAAAGAACCACATTATCAGAAGCCATTTTCCTACAAATCCCCCGGGTATTTTGTTCTTTAAAGAGGCCGCTATAAGCATATTCGAGAACATTATTACAGCGCCAAGCAAAACGAATACATAAAAAAGATTTTTAAGGGTTATGAGAGAGCCAAGCGTTAGCATTTTCGCCTCCTAAATTTATTTAACCGTTTACTTACTTTACTTATTTAAAAAATTAATAATAATTTAATAATACAAAATAGATTTATTTTTTTCAATATCTTTTTTATTAAAAGTTATATTGATAATTTTTGGCTTTTATTTTATAATTATTACTATGGTAGAAAAAGATATAAATAGTTTAAATAATTTGACTTTCGAAGAAACCCTTAAAAAATTGGAGGGCAATGTTTCAAGTTTGGAAAGTGGCGATCTCGGCCTCGAAGAGGCGATTAAAGTCTATGAAGAAGGCATCAAATACTCTAATTACTTAATAAAAAAGCTTGAATCGGCGGAAAAGAAAGTTGAAGAACTGACTGCAAAAGATAACAATACGGGCGAACAGTCTTTAGACCGGAGAACCGCGGCTCGTGCTCCGCTCACCTCATCCTTATCGACAAAACCCCTTGAAATCGACTAAATAAGATAATTATATACGATTCATCAAAGAAAAATATGACCGACATAGAAAAATATATCGAGGAAAATAAAAATTTAATTAACGACTTCCTAAAAACTCACTTCGGTAAAAAAGCATATAATAAAAAATTCCCCCACAATAAATTTTCGCTTAACGACGCAATGCTGTACACTTTAACTACGCCCGGAAAAAGAATTAGACCTATAATTCTTTTAATTACCGCGGAAAGCCTTGGTTTTTCGGACAAAAAAAGGCTTATCCCTTTTGCCTCGTCTCTCGAATTAATACACTCCTATTCCTTGATACACGACGATCTTCCCTCGATGGACAACGACAGTTTAAGGAGAGGAAAACCCGCAAACCATATAGTATTCGGGGAAGCTTCGGCAATACTTGCGGGAGATGCCCTTCTTACCGAAGCATTCGTTATCCTTTCGGACAACGAATACGCCGAAGGATTTGATCCGAAAAAAATTATCGAAATAATACGGGAACTTTCTTATGCCTCAGGCGCCGGCGGCCTCGCGGGAGGGCAATTTCTCGATGTCAATTCATTTGGAGCATCTTTAGGTTTTGAAAACATTGAATACATAAATAAAAATAAAACGGCAAGCCTAATCGGGGCAGCTTGCGCAATGGGCGCAATTTTGGCAGGAGGCGATAACTTGATTGTCGATAATTTTAAAAAATTCGGCTCGTGTTTAGGTCTTGCCTTTCAAACTATCGACGATGTCCTCGGTATTACCGGAAATAAGGAAATTCTTGGAAAAACGACAGGTATAGATAAAACAAATAAGAAATTCACCGTCGTCGAAAATATAGGGCTCGAAAAAACCTATGAATTAATTAACGAATACAATGAAAAAGCGCTGTTTTACCTTAATAAAACGGGTGCTCAATCTGATGCTTTAATAGAATTTACATATCATCTCACAAATAGAATAAAATGATTAGATTCTGCGCTTGCCAGGGAATGGCAATTAAATATAGAATAAAATGACAGCTATGCTTTTAGATAAGATAAAAAAACCCGGCGATGTAAAGACTTTATACATCGAAGACCTTAAAATTCTTGCTAAAGAACTCAGGGAAGAAATAATATCCACTTGCTCGAAAAATGGCGGACACCTTGCGTCAAGCCTGGGGGTCGTGGAACTTACTCTTGCCCTTTTAAAATCATTCGATATAGAAAATTCCGATAAAATAATATGGGATGTAGGGCATCAGTCATATTCGTATAAAATCCTTACCGGCAGAAAAGATAATTTTGCAACTATCAGAAAATTGGGCGGCATCTCAGGATTTCCGTCTATAAACGAAAGCAAATACGACTTTTTTGGAACAGGTCACGCTGGAACTTCCATATCCGCCGCCCTTGGCATAAGCGTAGCGCAAGATTTATCAAAAAAAGGCGATACGGGCAGGGTCATAGCGGTAATAGGCGACGCCTCGATATCTAACGGCATTGCTCTTGAAGGTTTAAATCATGCAGGAGCATTAAAAAAAGATATCGTGGTAATTTTAAACGATAATGAAATGTCTATTTCAAAAAATGTCGGGGCAATTTCAAACTATCTTAATAAAATAATGGGTGGAGATTTTTATCAAAGCTTCAGAAATGACATCGAAAAATTATTAAAATCCATTCCGTTATTCGGAAGTCAGGTTGCAAGACTTGCTTCAAAATTAGAAGAGTCTTTTAAAAATTTGATAGTTCCCGGCATTATATTCGAAGAACTTGGCTTCACATATATAGGGCCGATAGACGGGCATAGCATATCCAATCTTTTAGACACATTCGAAAATATAAAAAAAATAAAAAAACCGATCCTCCTGCATATTATAACGCAAAAAGGAAAGGGTTACGAACCGTCGGAAAAAAACCCGTCCCTGTTTCACGGAATCTCTGCTTTTGACAAAAATACGGGACTGACCCTTAAAAAGACGGGCAATATCACTTACGGCGAGACTGCATCAAACTTTTTAATAAACCTTGCAAAAAATGATGATAAAATAATAGCTATTACGGCGGCAATGCCGGATGGCACCGGCCTTTCAAAGTTTTCCAAGATTTTCCCCGAAAGATTTTTCGATGTCGGAATAGCCGAAGAGCATGCGGCGACCTTTGCCGCAGGTTCCGCCGCATCAGGTTTGAAACCTTTTATATTTATATATTCAACCTTCCTTCAGCGCTCTTTAGACCAGATAATACACGATATATGCCTTCAAAATCTCCCCGTGGTATTCTGCATCGACAGGGCGGGCATTGCAGGAGAAGATGGGGCAACACACCAGGGATTATTTGATATTTCTTTTTTAAATTATATCCCAAATCTTATCTTTATGTCTCCAAAAGATGAATATGAACTTATGCAAATGGTTAAAAGCGCCCTTTCGTACAATAAACCTGCCGCGATAAGATACCCTAAAATCGAAATCCCATATTTTGAAGCGCCGGATATAGACAAGGTTGCGATAATAAATGAGGGGGAATTCGAGGTTCTGCAAAATTACGGCGAAAACATCATAATCAGCCTTGGCGCCCCCCATACCGAAATTATAAAAAATATACTACGCAAAATAAACGAAAATATAACGGATGAGAGCCGTAAGATAGGACTAGTTAATGCAAGGTTTATATCCCCGATATCTAATAAACTGATAAATAAAATAAAAAAGGCTAAAAAGATTATGACGGTGGAAGAAAATGTCGAGTATTCGGGATTCGGATCTAAACTTCTAACCATCCTGAGCCAGAATACTTCTATGTTAAATATGGAGTACAAAATATTATCACTTAAGAATAGCTATATCGAACACGGTCCAAGAAAAGAACTTCTTGCCAATGCCGGGTTTTCCCATGAAGGGCTCAGTAATTCCATAAATCTTTTTTTTAATATAAACAGTGAAAAAATTAAGATTAGACATTCTTCTTTCTGATACCTCGCCTGCGCATTCTTTGACCAGAACCAGGGCATCGTCATTAATAATGGAGGGCAAGGTATCGGTAAACGGGAATATCTGCACAAAGCCGGGGACATTGGTCGCTCCCGAAAGCAGTATAAGTATTAAAGAAACAAACCCCTATGTCTCAAGAGGCGGGTTAAAATTAAAAGGTGCGCTAACCGATTTTAACTTAGGAGTAAAAGGTAAAAGGGTTATAGATATAGGTGCTTCGACCGGGGGATTCACGGATTGTCTTTTAAAAGAAGGAGCGGATTTTATATATTGCATCGATGTAGGGTATGGACAGCTTCACTATTCCATTAGAAATAATGACAAAATTAAAAACCTTGAAAATATAAACATAAAATATCTCCCGTTTGAAGAAATAGGCGAAAAACTTGACTTAGCAGTATGCGATGTATCGTTTATATCGCTAAAAAAGGTTTTTCCTCATATCCCAAAATTTTTAAAAGACGGCGGTTTAATACTTTCATTGATAAAACCTCAGTTTGAAGCGGAAAATAAAAATATCCTTAAAAAAGGCATCGTAAAGGATGAAAACATACACAAATCAATTATAGATGCTATAATAGAATTTTCAAAAACATTAAACCTCATGACCATTGGAGTAAAAAAATCATGCATAAAAGGAAAAAAGGGGAATACGGAATTTTTCATTCTTTTATCGAAAGATTCGGAAACAAAAGATTTAAAAAAATAAACCATCTGCCTTTGTTTGTTTTGAGCATGTTTGTAGTTTTATTTTTTACGGCCGGCATTTTTAATTCCTCCTTTGGCGCAACAACGCAACAGACGTCTTTTATGCCTTTAAATTCAAAAAATATTAATAATCTTATTACCGGCTTTATTTATTATGATAGCGGCGATTATGTTCGCGCAATAAAATATTTTAAAAAAGAAACCCAAAAAATAAACAACGGTTACTGGAATTATATTCTTTCGGATGTTTATTTTAAGAATAAAGAATACGAGAAATCTTTATCCCGCGTTAACCTTGCCATAAAATTAAAAAAGATTAAATTAAGAAAAAATTTAACAAAAAACGATATGCGGTATTTAATGCTTAAGGCAAAAATACTGGCTGAAAATAATAGTCTCGAGAAATCTATAGGGGTTCTTAAATTTATCCTTAAAAAAGAGCCGCTTAATTTAAAAGCCCTTTTATTTATTTCAAACCTCTATATCTACAAAAAAGAATTAAAAACGGCAATACTATATCTGAATATAGTAAAATTAAATTATCCGAGCAATATGGATGCTTATTATATACTGTCTAAAATCTATATCGCCGAAAATAAAACGCAAAAAGCCGAAAAAAATCTGCTGCAACTCATAAAAATAGACCCGTATTTTAAAAAGGGATATTTTCAACTTTCTGCTATTTATATACTTTTAGGAAAAGAAGAAAATGCCATTAAGATATTCGACAGGTACTTAAAAATAGACCCGTATTCCAAAACGGCGCTTTATCAATCCGCCGTACTTAATTACGCGATAAAAAAATACGATACCGCCAGAAAACATTTTTTTAACTTTCTCGATATTACAAAGAAAAATAAAAATATGCTAAATTTCAGGAACAACTCCATTTTTTTTATTGGACTTTCTTATATACTTCAAAAAAATTATGCAAAAGGATTAATTTATTTAGACAGGCTTAAATTTGGAAAACATTATCTCGACGCAAAACTTGAGGAAATAGAAATTTATTTGATTTTATACAGAAAGGGCAGGGATGATAAATATAAAGCAAAGGTAAAAGGCATTATAAGCATCCTGCTGAAGAATCCAAAATTAAAGAAAAATTTGAAGGTTTATTACTTTTCGGCAATCGCTTTAGCCGAAATAAAAAACTTTAACAAATCAAAAAATGTCATACAAAACGGGCTTAAATATTTTCCGGACAACACTGCCCTTTTATATGAGCTTGGCTCGGCATACCATTCTTTAAAAGAAGAAACAAAAGCAAACTCGGTAATGCAAAGAATTTTAAAAATAGACCCGCTTGATGCGGAGGCTCTTAACTTTATCGGGTATTACCTCGCGGTAAAAAATAAAGATTTAAGAAAAGCAAAAATTATGCTGGAAAAAGCCTTATCTATAGATAAAAATTCGCCTTACATCTTAGACAGCCTCGGCTTCGTATATTATAGATATAAAGAATACGATAAGGCTATGAAGTTTTTTAAACTTGCGCTTAAAAAACTCGGCAAATCATCTACGGTCTTAAAACACGTGGGAATGGATTATTTTAGGCTAAAAAAATATGAAAAGGCGCTAAAATATTTTAAGGAGTCTTATAAAATAAAGAAATCGAAAGAGGTCGAAGATTATATCAAAAGAATCGAAAATATTTCTAATACTATCTTAAATCACCGTTAGAAACTATTAAAATTGTTTCAACATATTATAAATTCTGGATTCCTGCCTACGCAGGAATGACGATACCGGAATTTAACTTTTCACCCAACGGGTGTCATTCCTGCGTAGGCAGGAATCCAGAAAAAGAGATTTCTAAAGGTGATTTAAGATACTAAATAAAACCTGTTATCCCTGAGATGCGTCGCTAAGTTTTCTATAAATTGTCTTTAATCCGATATTTAAATCCTTTGCGGTTTTTAACTTATTATATGAATTTTTCTCCAGAGTTTTTTGTATAATCAGGTTTTCCGCCTCTTCGAGGGTTAAACTGAAAGGTATTTTAATATAACTTTCGGGGGAGGGGGAAGCGTTATCAGAAACATTACCTGCGCCGCCGGCAAACTTGTTTTCCTGATGCCTTTCTTTTAAGTAATTTGGCAGCATATGTTCATCCAAAATTTCGCTGTCAGAAATAGCCGTCATAAATTCTATCGCATTTTTTAGCTCTCTAATGTTACCGGGAAAATCGTACTTTAATAAAATATCAAGCGCGTTCTTATTTAATCCCTTTATATTTTTGCCGTTTTCTTTGGAAAAATCCTCCAGAAACTTTTTTATCAAAAGCGGTATATCTTCTTTTCTTTCTCTGAGCGGTATAAGTTTCAGATTTACCACATTCAATCTGTAATATAAATCCTGCCTGAATTCCCCTTTTTCTACCTTTTTTTCGATATCCTGAGAAGCGGCAATAATTCTTATATCTATCCTTATGGTCTTATTCCCTCCAACCCTTTCGAACTCTTTTTCCTGAAGAACGCGTAATATTTTTGATTGCGTCCTTAGCGGAATTTCGCCTATTTCGTCAAGAAAGATAGTTCCGCCGTCCGCTATTTCGAATCTGCCTTTATAAAGCGAATCCGCCCCCGTGTAAGCACCCTTTTCATGCCCGAAAAGCTCGCTTTCCAGAATAGACTCGGAAAGCGCGGCACAGTTCACCTTTATAAAAGGTTTACTTTTTCTATGGCTGTTATTGACGATAATGTTTGCGAGCATCTCTTTACCCGTGCCGGATTCCCCTTCTATTAGCACGGTAGAATTTTTATCTGCCACTGCCACAGCCGTGTTTACGATGTCAATCATATTCTTTGACGAAGTTATTAAATTTCCAAAATTGAACCTTTCATCGAGTCTTGTCTTTAGAATATTTATTTCATCGATAAGCCTTTTATTGGATATTATCCGCTTGATTATTAAACCAAGTTCATCGAGATTTATGGGCTTCGTTATATAGTCATAGGCTCCAAGCTTAATAGCTTCGACGGCGCTTTTTACCGAGCTAAACCCTGTAGTAATGACAACCTCCGCTCTTTGAACCATGCCTTCATTTATACTTTTTAGCAAATCCAGGCCTGTTCCGTCGGGAAGTTTAAGATCGGTAATAATAATACCTATATTATTATTTGAATTTAAAATATTTAAAGCGGCATTAACGGTATCTGCCTCAAAAACACTATAGCCTTCAAGTTTCACGAACTCAAAAAGCCCCAAACGCGAGGCTTTATCGTCTTCGACTATTAATATTGCAGTGGCTTGAGATAATTCTTCCATTTTCTATTTGGAGGGATGCTAATTCTCTAAATCTTTAAATATGACGGAAACCTTTGTTCCTTTGTTATAATTAGATTCTATATGCATTTTAAAACCGTGGGCATCCAAAATCTTTTTTACCAGCGCAAGTCCCAGCCCTACCCCATTTTTCTTTGTGGTAAAAAACGGCTCGTAAACTTTTTTAATTATTTCCTGTTTTATGCCTTTTCCGTTATCTTCGATAATTATTAATATCTTATTAAGGTAAAAAGAAGAATATATTGAAACATCGCCTTTTTCGCCGTCATAAGATTCTATGGCATTTGATACTAAGTTAATAAAAACCTGCTCCATTAAATCCCTGTCCATTTTAACGGAGATGTTTTTATCTAATGAGACACGCAGGTTAATTCCTTTATCTGCGGCTTTCGGCTTTAATGTTTCCGCAACGAAGTTTAACAGGTCTGAAAGGTTAATTTCCTCAAGATTAAGGTGATAATCTTTTGTAAATTTGAGGATGTTCTCCATTGTTTGAACTAACTTATGCGTCTCTGTTTCTATAGCGCCGCTAATTCGGGTTATTTCCTCTTTTTCCCCTTCAAAATCCTTAACCCCTGCAACCCGCGCGCCCAAGACCCTTGAGTTTATAGATAACGAATTAATATTGCCTTTAATTTCGTGTAAAATAGTTGACGGCATTTCCAGTATGTTTTTTTCGACGGATTTTAGGGTTGAAAGGGTTCCCTCTTCTTTGTCTATAAGCCTGTAAAAATAAGCAAACATAAAGATAATCAGGGATGCCGATAATATTAAAGAAATCGTAAAAAAGTAATAAAACGCGCTGTTATGCAAGTTGTTAAAGATATCAGGATAAGCAAGCTTAAGCCTGTCATTACCGCCGAAAAAAACCATATTAGACTGTTTAAGCGAATAAATTGCGCTGTTTTTTGAATATAATGAGGAAAACAGGCTGTATGTTTCCGAGGCATAAAACCCTACCATTAAAATAAGCAAAAATGTAAAAAGGCTCAATAAGAAAACTCTGAATTTTTTAGTCTTAAAAAATTTTCTTATCATAATGATTCATTTTATTAAATTTTTTCACAAAAATCAATCACCTAAATCGGAGCCGCATGTTCTTTGCTTAAGATAACGGCTGCAAGAGCTATATCTTTTTTAATTCTATTTTCAAGGGATGCGGAATTGTCAAATTTTATTTCCGGTCTCAGTCTTGCAACGAAAAATACCTCTATTTCTCTGTCGTATAAGTCCTTATCGAAATTAAATATATAGGTCTCTATCCTTCTTATTTCTTCATTAAAGGTAGGGTTTGACCCGACATTCGTTACCGAGTCGTGAAACTCGTTATCCACTTTTACAAGGGTGGCATATACCCCGTCTTTAGGAAAAAGTTCCTCTTCAGGAATAATGTTTGCCGTAGGAAACCCAAGGCTTTTACCCCTCCCGCTTCCTTTGACGACCTTCCCGTGAACGGAATAGTGTCTTCCTAAAAATCTCTTTACGGCGCAAACCTGTCCTAGTAAAACGAACCTCCTTATAATGGTGCTGGAAACTATTTTTTTGCCCATTTTAACCGGACCGACGACCGTAAGGTCGAAATTCAGTTCATTCGCTAATTTCTCAAGAAGGAGGGTATTCCCCGATTTTCCAACGCCAAAGCCAAAATCATGGCCTACTATAACCTTAACGGGATTTAATTTTTTAACTATGACATTTTCTATAAAATCCTCCGGCGTCATTTTTGCAAACTCAGGCGTGAATGTGATGTAAATCAAATAATCTATGCCGATTGCCTCTATAAGCTCGACCTTTTTTTCAAAAGTGGTTATCAAATGTATCCTTTCCTCCGGATGAAGAATCTTTAAGGGGTGGGGATGAAAAGTAAGAACTACCGAAGGTAAATTTAATTTTGAAGCATAATCTTTTGTTAATTCCATTAATTTTCTGTGTCCTAAATGGATGCCGTCAAAACTCCCTATAGTAATTACCGAACTTGTAAATTCAGGATTAAATTTGCTAATTTCGGATATCTTCAAGTCTATGTTTACCCCCTTCCATTGCGCCTTAAGTAAGTTTAGTTTATATAATTTATATAATACCTTTATTTTAATCCTCTGATTAATAAAATCAATATGTACAAAAATCCGAAAATCCATCCGATAAAACCAGCTATCAATATCCAGTAATGCAATAACGCCCCCCCTGTAAACATAAGAATACTGGAAGATATTATAAGCGCGGCAACCAAGAATCCTCTCATAAGCCGCTTGCTTGATTTTTCCATCTCGCCCATAAGTCCTTCTAATCCCTTATGAATAAAATCTATAGAAAAATTATCCTCCGACATTTTTTTAAGGATTTTTTCCGCCTTCTTCGGAAACTCCCCAAAAAAATCTCTATAATTTTTTAATTTACTTATTATCTGCTCTTTAATATCTTTTACCTTTTCTTTTTTATTTATCAAAACATCGAAATCAAAAAATTCCGTACCGGAGGTGACAAAAGAAAAATCGGGGTCGAGAATTTTTGCAATGGACTCTATGGATAACAATGCTTTAAATAAAAGCGATAATTCGGCCGGAATAACAAGATTATGCCTTTGCCCGATTTTTAATGTTTTCAGAAGAATTTCCGCGCTGTAAATATCTTTAAACGGCCTGTTAAAAAAGCCTTCTATAAATTCCGCAAGCTCAAATTTAAATGCCTGCTCCTCTTTTTCGGAAAGGTCTCCCATACAAATTTCAATAAATTGGACGGCCATTTCTTCATAATTGCCGCCGATAAAATTAATAAAATATTCGAGAGCCATTCTTTTTAAATCTTTAGTAAGAATACCGACGGAACCAAAATCTATTAATCCAATTTTTTCTTCGTTTATCACAAAAACATTGCCGGGATGCGGGTCGGCATTAAAATACCCTAATATGAATATCTGCTTAAAATAATGGTTTAAAAATATTTTAAGTATATTTTTGGTGTTATAACCTCTTTTGAAAAGTTCTTCCGTATTCGATACCTTTATTCCATGGATAAAATCTTCCACCAATAAATTATTAGATATGTAATTCCAGTAAATCTGCGGTATTACGACGGAATGTTTATCCATATTACTTCTTCTAATTTTTTCCGTATATCCCGCCTCCGTCAAAAAATTTAGCTCGCAAATTATATTTTTTCCGAATTCTTGATATAATTCATCCAGATTATCTATATAAAGCAATTCTTTAACCGGTTTTCTTATAATATTTACGATAAAGTAAAGAACATCTAAATCGTTTTTAATAATTTTATCGATATCCCCTTTTTTGATTTTAACCGCCACGACGGTTCCGTCTTTAAGAACAGCCTTATGGACCTGGGCAAGGGAAGCCGACGCGATCGGGTTTTCATCGAAACTGCTAAAAATCTCGTCAGGATCCTTTCCCGTTTCCTTTTTAACGATGCCTTTAATTTCATCGAATTTAATATAATTTAGCTGAACGCTGTCCTGAAGCTTTTTTAATTCATTAATATATTTAGAGGGGAGCATGGTTACTTCCTGAGAGAGTATCTGCCCTACTTTAATAAAAGTAGGTCCGAGATCTTCTAACGCGTATCTCAGCCGTATTTCAGGGGGAACATTCAGGTAATCGTCAACGGGATAGGCTGCTTTAAGGTATTTTTTAAAAATAAAAAATTTAGATAAACCGATGTTCGTTATGACTTGATAAAAACCATGCTTGGCAAAAATCATGGTTATCTGTCTTATCCTTTTAACCGCCCTTATAAATTTAATAAAATCAGTTATCTTCATAAAATTCGATAAACCTCAAATCTATTTCATGCTTCAAAAGATCTATGGAATATATGCTCACCGTCACATGGTCGCCCATTTTAAAAATCTTTTTGCTATGCCTTCCCTTAAGTATTTTTGTGTTATCGTTATACTCGTAATAATCATCGGCTATGGTGGAGACATGAACGAACCCTTGAATAAAAAATCCTGCTATATCGACAAAAAAGCCGAAATTCATAACATTTGTAATAAATCCTTCGTAAACCTTCTGGCTGTTTTTCTTTAAAAACTGCATCTTCTTAAATTCCGAATATTCCCTTTCCGCGTCCGTCGAAAGTTTTTCCCTTCGGGACAGTACATTGGAAATCATTTTTAAATTATCATGATTAAGCCATGAAGGCATTTTGCCGGTTTCCCTGTTTTCCGAAAAAACCTCTTTATCGTTATCGCTGTTGCCAAGCGCGCCTTTTCCGTTGTCGTTATACAATATCCATTTAAGAATTCTATGCACCATCAGATCGGCATATCTTCTAATCGGAGATGTAAAGTGGGTATAAGATTTCAGGGCAAGTCCAAAGTGATGGCTATTGACCGGCGAGTACACCGCAATTTTCATAGACCTCAGAAATGCCTGCTCTAAAAAAGACGAAAGCGGTGTTTCTTTTAGTTTATTCAGCATTGTTTGATAGTCTTTAACCTTTTCCGGCAGCTTTTCCGGAAAAGAAAATTTAAAATATTTTAATATCTTTAAAAATTCTTTTACCTTATCCTCATCGGGTTTTTCATGCACCCTGTAAATGGACGGAACTTTTTTTGACTCTATGAACCGTGCCACGGCGCAGTTTGCGGCAATCATAAAATCCTCGATTAAATCGTGGACAAAATTTCTTGGCTCGGGAATAACCGATATGACTTCATTATCTTCATTTAATATAACCTTCCCCGATAATGAATCAAAATCGAGACCGCCGTTTTTAATTCTTTTATCCCTTAAAATTTCGGCAAGCCTCTTCATGTTAAGCAGCATATCTTTTATAGGGGACAGTTTATTGTCTAACTCATTAAATTCATTATCGTTTCGAGCCTTGCCCGCCTCCAAGCCCGCCGTTAAATATTTGCAAGTTTCGTTATAGGTAAGCCTTCCGAATGTTTTTATAGACCCCTTATAAATCTTTGTTCCGGTTATTTTTCCCTTGCTGTCTATATCCATTTCGCAAACCATCGCAAAACGGTTTTTTTTCGGAAGAAGGCTGCAAAGATTGTTTGACAGCATTTCGGGAAGCATCGGATAAACGGTTCCAGGAAAATAAGTGGAATTGCCCCTTTTAAACGCCTCCTTATCCAGATAACTGCCGTCCCCGACAAAATAGGAAACATCGGCTATGGCAACATAAAGTTTACAGTTATTGTCTTTTTCCGAACCTTCCAGATAAACCGCGTCGTCAAAATCTTTAGCGTCTTCGCCGTCTATCGTTATAAACGGCAAATCGGTTAAATCGATCCTTTCTCCTCCTCCGTCCTCTGCCGGATTTTCTTCAAAATCTGCCGGTATTTTTTTAAGTTCTTTAACGGCGGCCTCGTCAAAAACTTTATATATATCGTATTTACTTACGATAATATCCTCTTCCGTTCCCCTTGATTCGATATCGCCCAATATCTTATCCACTGATGCTGTTCGTGAAGAAAAATCGTTAGTATCAGGCAAAACCGCATTTACTATAGCCCCGGTTTTTAATTTATCCCTGTCTTTAAATCTATGTAAATCAAAATAGAACGAACCGTCGAATTCAGGAGCAATGGGAGTTAAAATTGCTATACTTTTTTCGACCCTTACAACCGCTTTAAAATTTTTTAATTCCCTCTTTATTATCCTTATAACCCTTCCCCGCCTGCTTTCAAATTTACCCCGCGCTTTTAGCTTTTCCCGTTTTCTCTTTTTTAAATAATAAGGATTATCGGGTATTATTTTTAAGATAACGGTATCTCCGTATATTGCATCGCCGATATCGGAATTTTTAACAAAAATATCCCCGCCTCCGCCTGAGTTGTCGCTCACAAAGGCATAGTTGCGCCTTTTTGAAAGAACTTTCCCCTGGATTAAATGTAATTTTTGGGGATACG
Encoded proteins:
- the dxs gene encoding 1-deoxy-D-xylulose-5-phosphate synthase codes for the protein MTAMLLDKIKKPGDVKTLYIEDLKILAKELREEIISTCSKNGGHLASSLGVVELTLALLKSFDIENSDKIIWDVGHQSYSYKILTGRKDNFATIRKLGGISGFPSINESKYDFFGTGHAGTSISAALGISVAQDLSKKGDTGRVIAVIGDASISNGIALEGLNHAGALKKDIVVILNDNEMSISKNVGAISNYLNKIMGGDFYQSFRNDIEKLLKSIPLFGSQVARLASKLEESFKNLIVPGIIFEELGFTYIGPIDGHSISNLLDTFENIKKIKKPILLHIITQKGKGYEPSEKNPSLFHGISAFDKNTGLTLKKTGNITYGETASNFLINLAKNDDKIIAITAAMPDGTGLSKFSKIFPERFFDVGIAEEHAATFAAGSAASGLKPFIFIYSTFLQRSLDQIIHDICLQNLPVVFCIDRAGIAGEDGATHQGLFDISFLNYIPNLIFMSPKDEYELMQMVKSALSYNKPAAIRYPKIEIPYFEAPDIDKVAIINEGEFEVLQNYGENIIISLGAPHTEIIKNILRKINENITDESRKIGLVNARFISPISNKLINKIKKAKKIMTVEENVEYSGFGSKLLTILSQNTSMLNMEYKILSLKNSYIEHGPRKELLANAGFSHEGLSNSINLFFNINSEKIKIRHSSF
- the xseB gene encoding exodeoxyribonuclease VII small subunit, with the protein product MVEKDINSLNNLTFEETLKKLEGNVSSLESGDLGLEEAIKVYEEGIKYSNYLIKKLESAEKKVEELTAKDNNTGEQSLDRRTAARAPLTSSLSTKPLEID
- a CDS encoding polyprenyl synthetase family protein; protein product: MTDIEKYIEENKNLINDFLKTHFGKKAYNKKFPHNKFSLNDAMLYTLTTPGKRIRPIILLITAESLGFSDKKRLIPFASSLELIHSYSLIHDDLPSMDNDSLRRGKPANHIVFGEASAILAGDALLTEAFVILSDNEYAEGFDPKKIIEIIRELSYASGAGGLAGGQFLDVNSFGASLGFENIEYINKNKTASLIGAACAMGAILAGGDNLIVDNFKKFGSCLGLAFQTIDDVLGITGNKEILGKTTGIDKTNKKFTVVENIGLEKTYELINEYNEKALFYLNKTGAQSDALIEFTYHLTNRIK
- a CDS encoding TlyA family RNA methyltransferase, producing MKKLRLDILLSDTSPAHSLTRTRASSLIMEGKVSVNGNICTKPGTLVAPESSISIKETNPYVSRGGLKLKGALTDFNLGVKGKRVIDIGASTGGFTDCLLKEGADFIYCIDVGYGQLHYSIRNNDKIKNLENINIKYLPFEEIGEKLDLAVCDVSFISLKKVFPHIPKFLKDGGLILSLIKPQFEAENKNILKKGIVKDENIHKSIIDAIIEFSKTLNLMTIGVKKSCIKGKKGNTEFFILLSKDSETKDLKK
- a CDS encoding tetratricopeptide repeat protein; translation: MHKRKKGEYGIFHSFIERFGNKRFKKINHLPLFVLSMFVVLFFTAGIFNSSFGATTQQTSFMPLNSKNINNLITGFIYYDSGDYVRAIKYFKKETQKINNGYWNYILSDVYFKNKEYEKSLSRVNLAIKLKKIKLRKNLTKNDMRYLMLKAKILAENNSLEKSIGVLKFILKKEPLNLKALLFISNLYIYKKELKTAILYLNIVKLNYPSNMDAYYILSKIYIAENKTQKAEKNLLQLIKIDPYFKKGYFQLSAIYILLGKEENAIKIFDRYLKIDPYSKTALYQSAVLNYAIKKYDTARKHFFNFLDITKKNKNMLNFRNNSIFFIGLSYILQKNYAKGLIYLDRLKFGKHYLDAKLEEIEIYLILYRKGRDDKYKAKVKGIISILLKNPKLKKNLKVYYFSAIALAEIKNFNKSKNVIQNGLKYFPDNTALLYELGSAYHSLKEETKANSVMQRILKIDPLDAEALNFIGYYLAVKNKDLRKAKIMLEKALSIDKNSPYILDSLGFVYYRYKEYDKAMKFFKLALKKLGKSSTVLKHVGMDYFRLKKYEKALKYFKESYKIKKSKEVEDYIKRIENISNTILNHR